From the Lolium rigidum isolate FL_2022 chromosome 2, APGP_CSIRO_Lrig_0.1, whole genome shotgun sequence genome, one window contains:
- the LOC124691269 gene encoding ADP-ribosylation factor GTPase-activating protein AGD12-like isoform X2, protein MSVTLDKWTDDDINFMIEVGGNSQANAIYEAFLPKGYCKPHPDSAHEERQNFIKSKYELQEFLQPSLRIVSNYSSDVGKQAASTPHSGSSKSEIGMVEFIGILNVKVIGGTKLAVRDMYSSDPYVVLTLGQQKAQTSVIKRNLNPVWNEELKLSVPQQYGPLKLQVLDHDMVSKDDVMGEAEIDLQPMINAAAAYGDPEHLGDMQIGRWLKSADNALTTDSAVMITGGKVKQEVSLKLQRTESGEVTLSMQWIALNM, encoded by the exons ATGTCAGTGACACTAGATAAGTGGACTGACGATGATATTAACTTCATGATAGAAGTTGGTGGAAACTCGCAAGCCAATGCAATCTACGAGGCCTTTCTCCCAAAGGGCTACTGCAAGCCACATCCAGATTCTGCCCACGAAGAGCGACAGAATTTCATCAA GTCAAAATATGAGCTCCAGGAATTTCTGCAGCCCAGCCTACGGATCGTCTCTAATTATTCTAGTGATGTCGGAAAACAAGCAGCCAGCACCCCACATTCTGGTAGCTCCAAAAGTGAG ATTGGAATGGTTGAGTTCATCGGAATACTAAATGTCAAAGTTATTGGAGGTACCAAATTAGCTGTCAGGGATATGTATAGCAGCGATCCTTATGTAGTCTTGACCCTCGGACAGCAG AAAGCGCAGACTTCAGTGATCAAAAGAAACCTGAATCCTGTCTGGAATGAAGAACTCAAGCTCTCTGTTCCTCAGCAATACGGACCTCTGAAACTG caagtgctggatcatgacatGGTATCCAAGGACGACGTGATGGGGGAGGCCGAGATCGACCTGCAGCCCATGATTAACGCGGCAGCAGCATACGGTGATCCAGAACACCTCGGCGACATGCAGATCGGCCGGTGGCTCAAGTCAGCTGACAACGCTCTCACCACCGACAGCGCTGTCATGATAACAGGGGGAAAGGTGAAGCAGGAGGTCTCCTTGAAACTGCAGCGCACTGAGTCAGGGGAGGTGACGCTGTCCATGCAATGGATAGCTCTAAACATGTAA
- the LOC124691269 gene encoding ADP-ribosylation factor GTPase-activating protein AGD12-like isoform X1, translating into MAKLKALLQKRENRICADCGAPDPKWASANIGVFICVKCSGVHRSLGTHISQVMSVTLDKWTDDDINFMIEVGGNSQANAIYEAFLPKGYCKPHPDSAHEERQNFIKSKYELQEFLQPSLRIVSNYSSDVGKQAASTPHSGSSKSEIGMVEFIGILNVKVIGGTKLAVRDMYSSDPYVVLTLGQQKAQTSVIKRNLNPVWNEELKLSVPQQYGPLKLQVLDHDMVSKDDVMGEAEIDLQPMINAAAAYGDPEHLGDMQIGRWLKSADNALTTDSAVMITGGKVKQEVSLKLQRTESGEVTLSMQWIALNM; encoded by the exons ATGGCAAAGCTGAAGGCATTGTTACAGAAAAGGGAAAATCGCATTTGCGCTGACTGCGGCGCACCTGATCCCAAATGGGC ATCAGCTAACATTGGGGTATTCATATGCGTAAAATGTTCTGGCGTTCACAGAAGCCTTGGCACACATATCTCACAG GTCATGTCAGTGACACTAGATAAGTGGACTGACGATGATATTAACTTCATGATAGAAGTTGGTGGAAACTCGCAAGCCAATGCAATCTACGAGGCCTTTCTCCCAAAGGGCTACTGCAAGCCACATCCAGATTCTGCCCACGAAGAGCGACAGAATTTCATCAA GTCAAAATATGAGCTCCAGGAATTTCTGCAGCCCAGCCTACGGATCGTCTCTAATTATTCTAGTGATGTCGGAAAACAAGCAGCCAGCACCCCACATTCTGGTAGCTCCAAAAGTGAG ATTGGAATGGTTGAGTTCATCGGAATACTAAATGTCAAAGTTATTGGAGGTACCAAATTAGCTGTCAGGGATATGTATAGCAGCGATCCTTATGTAGTCTTGACCCTCGGACAGCAG AAAGCGCAGACTTCAGTGATCAAAAGAAACCTGAATCCTGTCTGGAATGAAGAACTCAAGCTCTCTGTTCCTCAGCAATACGGACCTCTGAAACTG caagtgctggatcatgacatGGTATCCAAGGACGACGTGATGGGGGAGGCCGAGATCGACCTGCAGCCCATGATTAACGCGGCAGCAGCATACGGTGATCCAGAACACCTCGGCGACATGCAGATCGGCCGGTGGCTCAAGTCAGCTGACAACGCTCTCACCACCGACAGCGCTGTCATGATAACAGGGGGAAAGGTGAAGCAGGAGGTCTCCTTGAAACTGCAGCGCACTGAGTCAGGGGAGGTGACGCTGTCCATGCAATGGATAGCTCTAAACATGTAA